From Caminibacter mediatlanticus TB-2, the proteins below share one genomic window:
- a CDS encoding protein-L-isoaspartate(D-aspartate) O-methyltransferase, with translation MNKILADKLANIVALRPKEYKAFCEIDRKYFVPTGFESKAYEITPLPLADDSTISSPLTIAKMTHYLNLENVDNVLEIGCGSGYQAAILSKLVRRVFTIDRICKLVEIAKERFKKLNLYNINVKCDDGRFGWKEFAPYDRILLSAYIDGIEKELFNQLKEGGFILAPVKKGNKQIITRFYINGKKEEIEECEFVPMKKGIEKTLKV, from the coding sequence ATGAATAAAATTTTAGCAGATAAATTAGCTAATATAGTTGCTCTTAGACCAAAAGAATATAAGGCATTTTGTGAAATTGATAGAAAGTACTTTGTGCCAACAGGATTTGAATCAAAAGCTTATGAAATAACTCCTCTTCCACTTGCTGATGACTCTACAATTAGTTCGCCTCTTACAATTGCTAAAATGACGCATTATCTAAATTTAGAAAATGTAGATAATGTATTAGAAATAGGTTGTGGAAGTGGTTATCAAGCGGCAATTCTTAGTAAGCTTGTAAGAAGAGTTTTTACAATTGATAGAATTTGTAAACTTGTAGAAATTGCAAAGGAAAGATTTAAAAAATTAAATCTTTATAATATTAATGTTAAGTGTGATGACGGTAGGTTTGGATGGAAGGAATTTGCACCTTATGATAGAATTCTTCTTTCAGCATATATTGATGGAATAGAAAAAGAGTTATTTAATCAATTAAAAGAAGGAGGATTTATTTTAGCTCCTGTTAAAAAAGGTAATAAACAAATAATTACACGCTTTTATATTAATGGAAAAAAAGAAGAAATTGAAGAGTGTGAGTTTGTACCTATGAAAAAAGGTATTGAAAAAACACTAAAAGTCTAA
- a CDS encoding ABC transporter permease, which produces MNFSKKFNFLMYLYVILFFFFLLTPLVVISILAFNDASYIGFPFKGFTLDWFFGDEKRVGVFNNEELLNSIYISFKTGIIVSLVSLFIGLFSSLYFEKSNSKIKNFFYYFGISPLIIPGVILGIAILTYTSEIVMFLNNKEIFAFDDYLSPGFWLLVIGQISFISSYSMLIIMAQLKKFDPTLEEAALSLKATKFEVLRYIIIPFLKPSLIKAFFAGFLLSFSNFNTTVFLVGSDPTLPIYLFSQVKYSLTPVVNAVSFLVIISITLLGLINFFIQRSKK; this is translated from the coding sequence ATGAATTTTTCTAAAAAATTTAATTTTTTAATGTATCTTTATGTAATTTTATTTTTTTTCTTTTTATTAACTCCTTTAGTTGTAATTTCTATTTTAGCATTTAATGATGCAAGTTATATAGGTTTTCCTTTTAAAGGCTTTACGCTTGATTGGTTTTTTGGAGATGAAAAAAGAGTTGGTGTATTTAATAATGAAGAGCTTTTAAACTCTATTTATATAAGTTTTAAAACAGGAATTATTGTTTCACTTGTTTCGTTATTTATTGGACTTTTTTCATCTTTATATTTTGAAAAATCAAATTCAAAAATCAAAAACTTTTTTTACTATTTTGGAATTTCTCCACTAATTATTCCGGGAGTTATTTTAGGAATTGCAATTTTAACTTATACTTCTGAAATTGTGATGTTTTTAAATAATAAAGAGATATTTGCTTTTGATGATTATTTATCTCCTGGATTTTGGCTTTTAGTGATTGGACAAATCTCTTTTATTAGCTCATACTCAATGCTTATAATTATGGCTCAACTTAAAAAGTTTGACCCAACACTTGAAGAAGCTGCTTTAAGTTTAAAAGCTACAAAATTTGAAGTTTTAAGATATATTATTATCCCATTTTTAAAACCATCTTTAATTAAAGCTTTTTTTGCAGGTTTTTTGCTAAGTTTTTCAAACTTTAACACAACTGTGTTTTTAGTAGGAAGCGATCCTACACTACCAATATATCTATTTTCACAAGTTAAATATTCACTAACACCAGTAGTAAATGCTGTATCATTTTTAGTAATTATTTCTATTACATTACTTGGTTTAATTAACTTTTTTATTCAAAGAAGTAAAAAATGA
- a CDS encoding metallophosphoesterase, whose protein sequence is MRIIQLSELHIRGDEYNLFGLNPLFRFQKAIESINKNYPDAEFIVITGDLAHKSNINAYKQIKEIVNNSKIEVKLIIGNHDNRDDFYSVFQNVPQQNGFVNYTYKKKDNLFIF, encoded by the coding sequence ATGAGAATTATTCAACTAAGTGAGCTACATATCAGAGGAGATGAATACAATCTTTTTGGATTGAACCCTTTATTCAGATTTCAAAAAGCAATTGAGAGTATAAACAAAAACTATCCTGATGCTGAATTTATTGTAATAACAGGAGATTTAGCACACAAATCAAACATTAATGCATATAAGCAGATAAAAGAGATAGTTAATAACTCTAAAATTGAAGTAAAACTTATAATAGGAAATCATGATAATAGAGATGATTTTTATTCAGTTTTTCAAAATGTACCACAACAAAATGGGTTTGTAAATTATACTTACAAAAAAAAAGATAATTTATTTATTTTTTAG
- a CDS encoding PAS domain-containing protein, translating into MKNIIDEEVKFEDINPKNRPVVSKTDIKGNILYANKMFAELSGYSKEELTGKPHNIVRHPDMPKKVFENLWNTILQGKPWSGIVKNLRKDGRYYWVEAYIEPCFDKKGNITGFISARRKIDDEKKKEYEKKYKEMKKNES; encoded by the coding sequence ATGAAAAATATTATAGATGAAGAAGTGAAATTTGAAGATATAAATCCAAAAAATAGACCTGTTGTATCAAAAACAGATATAAAAGGAAATATTTTATATGCAAATAAAATGTTTGCTGAACTGTCAGGATATTCAAAAGAAGAATTAACAGGAAAACCTCATAACATTGTAAGGCATCCTGATATGCCAAAAAAGGTATTTGAAAATCTTTGGAATACTATCCTTCAAGGAAAACCATGGAGTGGAATTGTTAAAAATTTAAGAAAAGATGGAAGATATTATTGGGTAGAAGCTTATATTGAACCCTGTTTTGATAAAAAAGGAAATATTACTGGCTTTATTTCAGCAAGAAGAAAAATTGATGACGAAAAGAAAAAAGAATATGAGAAAAAATATAAAGAAATGAAAAAAAATGAAAGTTAA
- a CDS encoding ABC transporter permease — translation MTSKSTNLIKFYALILFIWIFGLIILPHLGLLYSSFHSDEVFTLSNYIEFFKHKIYINTLAYTFFNGILVTFLAFIFAVPLAFFLVKMIKKKTANFLIFILLIPLGVGELIVVYGWMISLNDNGIVNYILNLFGINIKILNTPFSMILGFVYMSIIFMLLPIMQSLENLDNSYIEAALDLGASKFDIFTKIIIPFTLPGIVSGSIMVFSLVIGDFLIPNLLGGKSALWFTEIIYDDFLMTMNWSEGSAFGFILLLTTLLVIWIFLKLTKQEFTKVIK, via the coding sequence ATGACATCAAAATCTACTAATTTAATTAAATTTTACGCTTTAATATTATTTATATGGATTTTTGGGCTTATTATTTTACCGCATTTAGGTTTGCTTTATAGTTCGTTTCATAGTGACGAAGTTTTTACTCTTTCTAATTACATAGAGTTTTTTAAACATAAAATTTATATAAATACACTTGCTTATACATTTTTTAATGGAATTTTAGTAACTTTTCTTGCTTTTATTTTTGCTGTACCACTTGCCTTTTTCTTAGTAAAAATGATAAAGAAAAAAACTGCAAATTTTTTAATTTTTATTCTTTTAATTCCTTTAGGAGTGGGAGAGTTAATTGTAGTTTATGGCTGGATGATTTCATTAAATGATAATGGAATAGTAAATTATATTTTAAATTTATTTGGAATTAATATCAAAATTTTAAACACTCCATTTAGTATGATTTTAGGTTTCGTATATATGAGCATAATTTTTATGCTTTTACCAATTATGCAATCTCTTGAAAATTTAGATAATTCATACATTGAAGCAGCTTTGGATTTAGGTGCAAGTAAATTTGATATTTTTACAAAAATCATTATTCCTTTTACACTTCCTGGAATTGTATCAGGGAGTATTATGGTGTTTTCCCTTGTTATTGGGGATTTTTTAATTCCAAACTTGCTTGGTGGGAAAAGTGCACTTTGGTTTACTGAAATAATTTATGATGATTTTCTAATGACTATGAATTGGTCTGAGGGGTCTGCTTTTGGATTTATTTTATTATTAACAACACTTTTGGTTATTTGGATATTTTTAAAATTAACAAAACAAGAATTTACTAAGGTTATCAAATGA